GATCTCTTTTAGCTTGTATACCGACCGGGCCGGGTATCCCTCTTCTTTGGCTTTGACCCGGAAAAGATCTTTTTTGCTTGGATGGGCCATACCAAATCATTCCAAAAAAATAAAAACATAATAATCACAACTTGTTCTGTTTTGCAACGACAAAAAAAGGAGGGAGGTTGGAAACAAATCCGTGGGGGCTTAGGAGGAATTCTTTTTTTGCCAGTATTCCCTGAATTCATGGGCATATTTTTGGACCCAGTCCCAGACCGCCTGATCGCCCAGATCATATCCGGCCTTTTCCGATTCTATCCATTTGTGTTTTAAAATTTCTTCTAACTCTTTATGCAAGATTTCAGCGTCGCTCATTTTTTTTTCGTCATCCCCCATGCTGTTCATAGATTATATCAGGTTATTTTCCAAAAAGCTAAAATGACCTTCCCGTCCGATAATCAAATGGTCATGGACCTTTATCTGTAAATTTCTGGCCACCTGCATCAATGTCCTTGTCAACTCCCGATCTTCCGGAGAAGGATAGGGCGAACCGGCCGGATGGTTATGGACCAGGATCAGAGCGGTTGCCTTTAACCTGATGGCCCTTTCCATGACCTTCCGGGGATAGACTACGGTTTGATCCACCGTCCCCTCCTGCAAAACTTCTTCTTCAATAACCTGATTCCGGGTATTCAGATAGATCAACCGGAATTGTTCGTCTTTCAGCCAGCCCATTTTAGACTGGCAATAATTAACCAGATCCATTGGAGAGGTGATCACATCCTGAGCCTCAAGCAAGCGATCGCGGAGATAACGGTCCGAGGCTTCTTTAATCAGTTTAAAAAGTAAGCCGCTATGCTCTCCAAGCCCTTGATATCTTTTGAGTTCTTCAACAGGGGCTTCTAATATCCCTCTCAGGGAGCCAAAAGTCTGTAACAGCGCCTTGGCCAGAGGTTTGGTATCCTTCCGGGCCTGGGCATAAGTCAAGATGAGTTCCACCACCTCGTAATCTTGAAACGATTCCAATCCGGACCGGACAAAGCGGTCCTTCAACCGTTTTCGATGACCTAAATAATGGGGAACTTCTTCTTCCTGAGGAATAAACTCTCCCCCTTTTGACAGGAAAATAACTTTCAGGGATCAGGGTTCGGGGATCAGTTGAAGAGAAAGTTGCAAGTTTCAAGTTGCAGGTGTAAAAACCTTGGACCTTGCACTTTGCCCATCGCCTATAGCCCTTTGCCCCTTTTAATCCATTTTCAAGCCCCATGGCGCCTGCCGGGCATGAAATCCGATTACCAATACCTTATAAAATTTATTATTTTATCATACTTAAAAGAAAAAACAATTATTTTTAATACTGTTGGTTGACAAATTTCAGGCAGCCATATATCTTCCTTTCTGGTACATAATATCCATGAATAAGGATGGATCCGGAAGGATATCCAGGCATGTCTTTTTCAACCATTCCCGACCTTTCCACAAAAGATTTGATGGCCTCCCGCTCTCTATTTTCGAGGATCTTCCATGATCTTTTCCCTTTCCAGTCTATCAATTTTTATTTTCCCGAACACCCTCAGTCGGCTTTGAGTTGGAAGGAAGGGGGAAAACTGGAAGAGTTTGTGGAAGTACGGTGGGTTACTGAATATGAAATGCATTATGATCCGGTGCGGAAAAGGCTTTTTTGGCCCTTGGCCTTTCACGGCAAATCCATAGGATTTTTGGTCTTCTTTGGTTTCTCCCAGCTTCCGGATGACCGGGAAAGGCACCTTCTGGAGCGTCTATCCAGCCTGGCCCTCGATATGGCGGCCTTAAAAAAACAGGTTCAGTTGGATCCGGTTACCGGGCTTTATCATGAATGGGCCTTTCGGAAATTATTAATTCGGATAATAAAGGATTGGTCTAAAAAAGGGGGCGAGCTAAAACCGGAAAAATTGAGTCTGGCCGGGGGACAACCTTCCCAGACCATGATCCTCGGCTTCCTTTCCCTTCATTCCAAACAGAACAAGACCGGTACCTTTTCAACCTTCCTGGAAACGGATTCTCAAATCTGGTTAAAAGATCTTCCCGGTTGTTTCCCGGCAGGAACGATCCTGGCCGCCATTCATCATCAGCCCCTGATTATCGGTTTTGTAATCCCTTCTTTGGAAGAGGGGGATGGTCCATCTTCCATACCCTTCCGCATTTCTTCCGAAATCGATCAGAAATGGATCTATCAAGTCGGCTGGGCAGGTCTTGATCATCGAGACCAGGAAACTTTTCAAGGAAACCCTTCAAAGTATTCCTTAATGACCACCTGGTGGGACAAGGCCTGGACGGCCCTGGAACTTGCTAAAAATTGGGGAGAAAATTTTGTCCTGGGCTATGATGAAATACTTTATCAGGCCGGGAAGGTGTTGGATCTCCTCCCCAGCCATCGGATAGTCATCAATCTGGGGCAAAAAGCCGGGGTCAGTCCCTTTATGCGTTTTTCAATTCCGGAAGAGGACAACCCGGATCAGGAGAAAGGGTTGGCCATTCCACTCGAGATCCAGGAAGATCTCTGTATTGCCGAGATCGTCTATCTTAGGGAATCGGGAAAACCCATCCTGAAAAATGATCGGGTACGACTGGTTTCCCCTTTAAGTCAAAAGATGGGAGCGACCAAAGGGGAGATCCTTTTGTCCAATGGTCCTCTTCGTTCTTTTCAAATGTTCCAACTGAAGTTTCGGGAAGCCTTAAAAAGCACCGAAAAATTTTCTCTCCTCATCGGACGGCTGGATGATTATACCGACCGCCTCAAGCTCTGGGGCGAAAACAGTCTCCTGGAAATCCAAAAAGAAATGAACCTTAACCTTGAGGAGAATCTCCCGGCCAACGGGGTAATCGGTCCCTACGGCCGCGACGGGTTCATTCTTTTTGTCCCGGAAATGGATCAGGAAGAGGCCGGATTGTGGGCCAGGAAGGTAAGCGAACACTTGAAACAAACGCTCAATCTTTCCCTTTCCTTTGTCCTGGCCGATTACCCCTGCGTCCCTTTCCATAAAGGGGAGATCCTGGATAATACCATCAAGACCCTGGATCATCTGGCCTTCCTGGGGCCTGGTTCCATTGTCGTCTTTGATTCCGTCACCCTTAACATCAGCGGGGACAAACTCTATAACCATGGAGAGGTCCAGGGGGCCGTCCGGGAATATGAAAAGGCCTTGATTTTGGACCAGAACAACATCAATGCCTTAAACAGCCTGGGGGTTTGTTATGCCAATCTGGGCCAACTTCATCAGGCCGTTGAATCCTTCCACCGGGTCCTGGCCCTTTCTCCGGAAGATTTTATGGCTTCCTTTAATCTCGGATTTTCCTATGCCCGGTTGGGTGAGGGGGGAAAAGCCCTCCAGACCTGGGAAACCCTGGCCCAAAAAAATGGGGCACCCTTTGATTTGGCCTATCATCTGGGCCGGCTTTACCGGGACCAAAAGGATTTGCACCGGGCACTGAACTGGTTTAAAAAGGCCGAAGAGACTCCGGATAAGAAAGGGTTTATTTATCGGGTTCTGGGGGAGTGCGAAGAATCCCTGGGGAAACAGAAGGAGGCTACGGCCTATTATAAAAAAGCCTTGAAAATTCATCCCCAGGACGCCTTTTCCTTGAGCCATCTGGGGGCCCTTTACCTTGGTCAGGGGGAAAGCATCAAGGTGGCTTTGTCTCTTTGCCAACAGGCCACCCGAATCGAGCCGGACAAAGGCCTTTATTGGTTGAACCTGGGCAAGGCCCTGTTGATGAATGGGTTCCCAAAAAGGGCGGTAAATGCCTTGAACCAGGCCTTGTCCCGCGGGGATGAGATCAAAGAGGTTTACCGGCTTTTGGGTCTGGCCTTACAAACCCTCGGGAAAGAAAAAGAATCCCAGGACTGTTTTTTGGAGGCCCTCAAAAGGGATCCCCATGATGAAGAAATCAAAAGCTATCTGAAGGAAGAAAAGAGTTAACAGAGAGGCGCTATGATTGAGATCGATATCCCGGGTTTCGGCCCGGTGCGGTTGGCCCATCTGGTATCGGACTTTACCGGGACCCTTTCCGTGGACGGCAGGCTACTTCCCGGCGTCAAGGACGCCTTAAACCAACTGGCCCGATTGTTGACGATTCATATCCTGACGGCCGACACCTTCGGGAGGGCCAAAGAGGAACTGGCCGGGGTTCCATGCCTGATCCATATCCTGACCGGCCCGAATCACGATGTGCAAAAAGAGGACTACCTAAAAAAGCTCGGCCCGGAATCGGTCGTCGCCTTTGGAAACGGGAACAACGACCGTCGGATGCTGAAATCAGCCAGGGTGGGGATTGCCGTTTCCGAAGGGGAAGGGTGCGCCGTCGATGCCATCCTGGCCGCCGATATCCATGTCCGCAGTGCCCTGGACGGCCTGACCCTGTTGCTCAACCCCTTGAGGTGCAAGGCCACTTTGAGATTTTAAAAGCGGATTCAATCCAAACTGGTTGAATTCGACCAGTTTAAAGCCGGGATTATTCGATTACCCCATAGGCATCTCGCCGGATTTTTTATTCTTCTAATTCATTTCCGACAAATTTCCGATAAAACATACGACCTGCCGCGGTTCGAACTATCGGCAATGCGCTGCGGCTCCAGTTGTGGAGCATAGTATTTTGCACGTAGTACAGTGCCTCATCCACATCTTTGCATTTGGTGATGATTTGCGATGTTATGGCCCCAGGGGATGGCCGTAATTTGGGCAACAATCTGTTGCCCGATCTCGCTCTGCGGTGTTTGCGGAACAGGTTGTTGCCCAATTGGTTCACGTTGGCTATAGAAGAGATGCCACTGTCTGACATATTTCAAATTCCGTAATGATCTTTTCCAGCTTCGCCCCTTGGGCGATGGGGTTCGACTCCTGCCCATAAATCGAAATATCCTTGATGTTGCCCTGATGGCTGAGGACAAACTTCTCGCTCTGGACGAACATGCCGCCCGAGCCGCAACAGCCGTCATAAACGCGTCCCTTGTAAGGCTCCAGCATTTCGACCAGAAGTTTGACTATACTTTGCGGAGTCCAGAACTGCCCTCCTTTCTTGCCTTCGGCGTCGGCAAACTGGCCGAGGAAGTATTCATACACCCGCCCAAGTAAATCCTGTGATTGGTGGCCATCCTGATTAAATCCGATTGTTGCGATGAGGTCGATCAACTCACCAAGACGCTGCTTACTCAAATCGGGATCGGCAAAAATTTGGGGCAGAACCCCTTTGAGTGGAGGATTGATTTTCTCGATGGCCTCCATGGCCTCGTCAACGAGCTTGCCAATCCCCGGCTGCTTGGCCCGGTCTTGAAGGAATTGCCAGCGGGCTTTCTCGGGCACAAAGAAGATATTGTGGGCCAGGTATTCGTCCCGATCCTCCGGGTCTGCCCCTTCGAACTCCCCCTTTCCTTCTTTCAGTTTCTCATGCAGGTCGTTGAAGGCATCGGAGATGTATTTGAGAAAGATCAACCCTAAAACGACGTGCTTATACTGCGCCGCATCCATATTATTGCGCAGCTTATCCGCCGCCGCCCAGAGCGTTCTTTCCAATTCGTTGTTATCTGCCATTTAGTATCTCCTGATTTCGTTACTGAGGTCAATCTTGTCGGCAATCTCTTTCAACTCCTGAGATTAAAACAACCAACTCAGAAATCTTGTTCGCTCCGAACTGTCGATTATCTCGTTAAGGCCGATGGTGCCGTCATTTTCTATGTTATCGAATATCTTAGATCCACCGTCGTGAAAACAAAAACCCCATTTTCTTCAAAAAATGGGGTTTTTGTTAGACTGCTTCATGGACCAGCCTTTCGGGTTAGGGTTACCAGCCGAAAAACTATTTAATGATGAACAACTTAAACCATAACAAACAGTTAAAGTCAATCCCAACTTTTTGCCGAATCATTTTCTGCCAAAGGTGTCTTACTTCTCTTTGAGGTGGAAGGATCGAGGGGATGGAAATGCGGTCGTTTTCTTATCATTTTAAAACTTACCACAATCGGGACGTTGATTCCGAGTTGCATAACAGTAAACCCTTCTATCCTCCACCAAAAACTTAATCCAAATTCCCTTTGGGGTGTATCATGAGGTGTGACTTGGGCCTCTTCTTGGACATAAACCTGTTTAATCACTTGTTCCCCGGATTCGCCTTTATATCGATTGTAGTGCTAACGGTGACATTGAGCTTGATTTCCCCCTCGGTTGTCGTTCCTCTCAAGGGACCACCTCCCAATATCCACCTTTATCCGGACCGACACGGCGAATAAAGCCTTTTTGTTTCAATGTCGTTAGGTTTTTGTCTATGGCGGTTGTGCTTATGCCCAGTGATTGGGCCATTGCCTTTTTTGATACCCGAGGGTTACGAGCTATCAGTATCAGGATTTTTTTCTGATTTTCCGCCAACCCTTCCACCAACCCTTCCACCAACTCTGGAGGCCTACCCCTCTCTTTTTCTTTCAGGGCAAATTCCGGCGAGCGATAGAAAATGGCCCGGAAGAAGGCGTTCGGTACGAAGGTCGGTTCGCGAAGTCCCGCCGCTGCCATGGCATCCTTCATTTTCTGGATTCCCATGCCAATACGCTCGACCTTGTGCAAACGGAAGAACAGATCAGCAATTATTTCATTTCGCCGCACCGAAACTTTGCCAAGGTCCTGAATTGAAAGACCTTCAGGTAGACTGCCTGGGTTCACGATCTCCACCCGGTCATCATAGACCTCGACACTGACCTGCGTACCGGTGATGCTGTAGTCGCGGTGCATAAGGGCATTCACCAATGCCTCTCGTAAGACATCGAGGGGTATCTCGTAAATGTCCTCCCGATCGAATCCCCGGATTTCACTTCGGATGTTTAGATGTTTTTTTAAAAACGCAACGGCCTCATTGAGTTGGGTTAGCAAATCGTCCCTTACATCGCTACGGTCGTATATGTGGAGCCGGTCAGTCCCCTTAAAGGCCAGAAGTGTCATTTGGGCCTGATGCAGGTGGTCATAAACATCCTTGGCAAAGAAGAGAATACCCGCGTTTTTGACACCGGATTCATCGGCTACTTTCAGGCTGCGGAGGAAATCGGCGGCAGAGATATTGCCGAGATGGATATCGGCCTCTTTTATGAAAGAACGAATCTTGGCCTTGGAAATATCCTCAAAAGAGAACCCTCTGACCGTCCTTTCCTCAAAAGGAACCGTTTCATTTTCCCGGAACATGATCCGAATTTCCTGGTGACTCATCTTCTGGGTGGTCCCGTTAAGCCGCCTGAAATATCCGGCCCGGCAGCTATAGGGCTTTTCAGATCCTTCCGGCACCTCAATAGCCACTACATTATCTGTTTGAGTCATCTCAATGGCAATGGGGGGCTGGCAGTTCCTGGCCAGGCTGTTGATCCGTGCCTTCAGGTCGTTGGACAGGCGTTCCCCGGAAATGGAGCCGTTATCCCGGACTCCGAGTAGCAAGGTACCGCCCTTGGTGTTGGCAAAGGCTACCAGGTCTTCATCTATCCGAGGGGTGAATTTTTCCTTGAACTCTAAAGTAAGCCCCTCCCCTTCACGAATAAAAAGCTTTATCCTGTCAAGGTCCGTTTTCTTTTTAAAAGGGGGCTTCCCGGGCTGTTTCATGGACTAGCCTTTCGGGTTGGAAGTTTCAAAGTTGACGGCTATAAAAATCAATTTTACAAATTCAGTCGCCTTGGCAAAAAGGTTTTTGGCTTCCGTTTCGGTAATTAATCCGGCCACATCATAAATAGCTTGATTTCGTTTGTTGCGCATGCGGTCAAAATAGGAGATCAAATCCTCGTACTCCTCCCCCATGACGATTTTCATGAAGGTAAAGGTATTCTTATGACCTTCCCCGTGAGATGGACGATAGCCCTTAGCAAACATGTAAGCCCGGGAGGCCTGGAGGACGGCATTATAGGTTACCGCAAAACCCCAATCCCAATCCTCGGCCATTATTTTTCGTGCTGTTTTCAAATCCCTCTCTGCCCTGGCCAAAGCCCTTTTAATTTCTTGAAAGGATATTTTCTCCTTACGGATGCGTCCTTCTCTAAGGAGTTCCTCAAGATCCATGGCTGTCCCCTATAATAAAAATTTTCTCCCCGGCCAAAACGCGTGAGAGGAACCCTCCTTTTTCCTTCTGTCGCTTTTTAAACTCTTGAGGGGTCAGAAAGGTATAATTGATGGGGCGGTTCAGTTGCCCCTCGGCTTGACTGATAAACCGGTGCAGTTCAAGCTCATCAACATTCCCGACAATAAATAAATCTATGTCGCTGGTAGCTTTGGCCTCCGCCCGGGCTTGACTGCCAAAGACGAAGGCCAGGTCGATCCTGTCAGACACCGATGATAAAGCGGACCGAAGTACCTCTGCCAGCCCGGCTGTTTTCAATATCAGTCCTTTTAACTCAGGGAAAATGGGGCAACTACGTTTGGCCTTGAAATAGACCTGATTGCCCAGCTCGAAGCGCTCGATGATGCCTGCTTCGGTCAGCTTTTTTAATTCCCGCTGAACCGATCCTTGCCCGGCAGCGGTTATCCTGGCAATCTGTCGTAGATAAAAGGATTCCTCCGGGTTTGCAAAAAACAAAGCCAGCACTGCCCGTTTGGTCTTTCCAAAAAGAGCCACTGAAAGGATATCGGAAAATTGTTTTGTACTCATATTGGGTTCTATCGTACTCAAAATAGGATCAGAAATCAAGTCACATTCTCAGGGATGCCGCCCATCAGGTCATCTTCCAAAAACAAACCCTATTCGAAAGCCGGAATCCAAGCTAAAGAAAGTCCGTAACCCCCTGGATGCCGGATCGGGCCGGACCCCGTACTTGATACGGGGTCCGGCATGACGGAGAACAAACAAGCATGGAGGTTAATCCAGGGTTATTTTCGAACTAAACCTCATGCCCGGGGCGGGCGCCATGAGGCATGGGAATAGACCAGTCAAAGGCTTATTTAGGCACGGGTCAGGCGCAAAGCCTGACACACTGATTAACCATTTCATCCCTCAATCCAGACTTAACGGGATCGAGGGATACCCCATGGTTTTAACCGTGTAATCCGTGAAATCCGTGCCAAAAATCTATTTTCGAATTAAAATCTATTGGCCAAGATCGGTTGGTACATCCCGGTCTGGAAATAGCGACTATAGGGAAGGCATTTAGACAGGAGGAGAAAGGTTATATCTTTGGCGTGATCCTTTTCTTCTTCCAGGGAATCAAAATTTCCGCCTCCTTTGGAGATGATTAAATCGGAATTCTCGAACAACTCTCTGAACTCCGAGGAACATCGGGACAAGATGGTCCCCGGCACAGGGGCTTTCAGTCCGTTTTCTATAATTTTGGCCAGGCGGTCCATTCCCACACTTTGGGCCTCTCGGATAGTGACGTCGTTTAAAGCCGGCACACTCCGGACCACGAAGAAGACTTCAAGATCGTATAAGGTCCTGATGGTCTCTATCAGGACCTTATCAAAGACGATTTCTCCTGAATTATCCCCTAAGTAGAGTAATAGGCGGGCTTTATTTAATTTATCCCGGAAGGTCAGGAAGGATTTTTCGTCTATCGGCTGTTGCAACTCCTGGCCGAGGGCCTTTTCAACATCTATTGAACGATCGGAGATCATCAGGTCGATACCATTTCCCTGGATGGCCAATTGAACGGCGGTGAAAAGGGGATCGGATGATTCCTGAACCAATCGCTTTAAATGGGGATAGAGTTCCAACCCCTTTTTGTTTTGTTCTTCCTTTATGGCCTGGAACGGATCAGGTGTATTGAAGGTCTCCACGATTATATCCATGACCGGTTCAACGGCTCCCGCGCTGGTGAGATCCCAGTCAATGCCCCGCAAGGCAGGAATTTGGAGTATTTTAATCGTCAGTTCTTTAAGGACCGCCTCATCATCGGTCAATTTCCTGATGGCCGAGACGGCCATCTTTAAAATACAGGGGATGCAATCCGGTTTGATTAACAAATTTTTACCTTTCCATGTTTGATCAACGCGTTAAAAGACCCCGTCACCAGGCGAAAACCTGTTGCGATGATTCCGGCCAGGGAGGCGGAGTGAAGCGCTGCCTGGGCAGGCATTATATAACGTTAGGGTCCCCCTAAGTCAAGGGAGAACGAACTTTTCGCATGTAATCTCCTTTTAATTTGGTCTTCCCTTTTTTACCAATTTGGAGTATTTTTTTCATGGTGATTCCACGAAGTGTTCAAATTCAGGGAGCCACCTTCAGGTTCAACGACCTTTAACGCACACTCCGAAATTGGTCCAAGCGCAATGAAAGCCTTTAAAATCATAGATGAAAAAGTTTTAAATAATATTGTTCAAGGGATTAATGCGGCGGTCATTCTGCATGATCGGGAGCTTAAAGTCATTTTCATTAATGATCCCTTTGAAGAAATTTTTGAAATCAAAAAGGAAAATGCCTTAGGGAAAACACCCCTTGAATTTTTACCGGATTTCGACCAGAGGCATAAAGAGGCCATTGTAAAGCGATTAAAAAGTACCTTGCAAACCGGGGTAAAGAGCCTGACCCATGAATTTACCTATTATTCACCCCGTGGCAACCTGCACTATCTTTCAGCCATCTCTATTCCTATTTTCGACCACTCCAATCACATCACCTACGTCATGTCCATTGTTAATGACCTGACCAATCAAAAAAAATTGGAAAAGGAGGTGGTTGAATCCGCCAAACTATCTTCCATTGCCGATATGTCCTATACCTTAGCCCATGAAATCAACAACCCTTTGACCGGTATTAAATTGGGCCTTTCCACGCTATATGGAAGTCTTCAGAAAAAAGAAAATATTCAGATTTTGGACAGTGTCATGAAAGATCTAAACCGTATTCAAAAAACGGTCAGCTCTTTCTTGAAAGCCAAAAAAACCGAATATCGAATTAGAAAAAAAAATCAGCGGATTATAGGAGAAATTATTGAAGAAGTCCTCTTTCATTTGGGAGGTCAGTTAGAGTCGAAGAACATCACCGTGGAAAAAAAATTATGTACTCAAGACCAGGATGTTTTTATCGACCGGGATCGGATTTATCAATTATTGCTCAACCTGTTTTTAAATGCCTCTCAAGCCATTCCGGACAAGGGAGAGATCATCGTTTCCACCCGAATAGATTCACCGGAAGAAACTCTTTCGAGCCAAAAATCCTTTTTGTGTATTACGCTGGCCGATACCGGGATCGGGATAAACCAGAAGCATCTGCCGGAGATCTTTAAACCCTTTTACAGCTTAAAACCAGGAGGTACGGGATTAGGGTTGTCCATTTGTAAGGAGATCGTCTCGGCCCACAAAGGAATCATTAAAGTAGAGAGCCAAAGGGGATCAGGAACCATATTTACGATTTATTTACCTATTATTGACCAGGAAGGATCGGAGCAGTGGAATTAGCCAGAAGTATTTTAATTGTCGATGATGAGGAGAATATCAGAAAATATCTTGGCAATTCCTTGGCTCAAGACGGCTTCGAAGTCTATTCGGCCCAATACGGCAAAGAGGGCTTGACTCATTTAACCCGGAAACACATTGATCTGGTACTCCTCGATTTGAATCTCCCGGATATCAATGGTCTCGAGGTGTTGAAAGAAATAAAAAAAATGGATGTCCAGACCAATGTGATTATTATCACCGCCTACGGGGATATCAGCAGCGCAGTGGAAGCCATTAAATTGGGGGCCTTTGATTATCTTACCAAACCCTTTGATTATAATGAGATAAAAATCGTTATTGAAAAGGCCCTGAAATTGATCTCCTTAGAAAATCGGATCGAGGTTTTGGAACGGCAGATCGATCGCTACCAGTATGGGGAGCTTATTACCAGGAGCCGAAAATTTTATGATGTCCTGGATTTAGTCAATCGTATAGCCGACACCACCAGCACGGTAATGATTTATGGCGAGACCGGAACGGGGAAAGAATTGGTGGCCGCCATGATTCATAAAAAAAGCCAAAGGGCTAAGATGTCTTTCATTACCGTCGATTGCACCGCCCTTCCTGAAAATTTGTTGGAGAGTGAGCTCTTTGGTCATGAAAAAGGCTCTTTTACCGGTGCCATTGGATTGAAGAGGGGGTTATTTGAGGTCGCTCACAAAGGGACCCTCTTCCTGGATGAAATCGGGGATATGGAGTTGAAACTCCAGGCTAAAATTTTAAGGGTTCTGGAAAGTAAGCGCTTTCGACGGGTGGGCGGAGAAAAATATCTGGAAACGGATGTCAGGATCATCGCCGCCACCAACCGGGACTTAAAAACCTTAGTCGAAAAAGAGCAATTCAGAAGAGACCTCTTTTATCGCCTGAATGTCGTTCCGATTTACTTGCCTCCTTTACGGGAAAGTAAAGAGGATATCTTCCCCCTGATCGACTATTTCCTTCAAATTTTTAATAAAAAAATCGGCCGCAAAATATCCCAGGTGTCCAATGAAGCCTTAAAATACCTGATCGATTATCCCTGGCCGGGTAATATTCGGGAATTGAAAAATGTCATGGAACATATGATCATTACGAGCAATACCGAGATTATTAACCTGGAAGCCCTTCCGGCCGAAATCCGAGGCCTGGGCCAGGGCGTGGTTATGCCTGCTTATCAGGGAATACCGGCCGAATCCCAAAAACTCCCTGATTTCCGTAAAACCAAAAAAGAGCTGATCGAGGCCTTCGAAAAGGATTATCTCAATAAATTATTGGGAAAGACCGATTGGAATATTTCGAAAAGCGCCAGAGAAATCCATATGCATCGAAGCAGTTTTCAACGGCTGCTAAGAAAGTACAAACTCTCCCAGAATCCCTTTCTAAAGGACTCCTAAGAAGTTCATGGAAATATATACCCCGGCAACCTGCTTTCAGTCGCAGGTGTTCTAACCGGCTAAGTCTGAGAATTTATCTAGCAGAATTTTGAACTATCCTCGATTTTTTGCGTTGTTCGAAGATCGCTTCGCTTAAGGAGTCCCGCCAACGGCGGGATTTGAGGGAAGAGAGCAACTGCTGTGCGGCGAACCATTTTTGTGGCATGCAACAAAAATGCGTCACGTTTTGTCTTAAAATAT
The genomic region above belongs to Deltaproteobacteria bacterium and contains:
- a CDS encoding PAS domain S-box protein — its product is MKAFKIIDEKVLNNIVQGINAAVILHDRELKVIFINDPFEEIFEIKKENALGKTPLEFLPDFDQRHKEAIVKRLKSTLQTGVKSLTHEFTYYSPRGNLHYLSAISIPIFDHSNHITYVMSIVNDLTNQKKLEKEVVESAKLSSIADMSYTLAHEINNPLTGIKLGLSTLYGSLQKKENIQILDSVMKDLNRIQKTVSSFLKAKKTEYRIRKKNQRIIGEIIEEVLFHLGGQLESKNITVEKKLCTQDQDVFIDRDRIYQLLLNLFLNASQAIPDKGEIIVSTRIDSPEETLSSQKSFLCITLADTGIGINQKHLPEIFKPFYSLKPGGTGLGLSICKEIVSAHKGIIKVESQRGSGTIFTIYLPIIDQEGSEQWN
- a CDS encoding sigma-54-dependent Fis family transcriptional regulator encodes the protein MELARSILIVDDEENIRKYLGNSLAQDGFEVYSAQYGKEGLTHLTRKHIDLVLLDLNLPDINGLEVLKEIKKMDVQTNVIIITAYGDISSAVEAIKLGAFDYLTKPFDYNEIKIVIEKALKLISLENRIEVLERQIDRYQYGELITRSRKFYDVLDLVNRIADTTSTVMIYGETGTGKELVAAMIHKKSQRAKMSFITVDCTALPENLLESELFGHEKGSFTGAIGLKRGLFEVAHKGTLFLDEIGDMELKLQAKILRVLESKRFRRVGGEKYLETDVRIIAATNRDLKTLVEKEQFRRDLFYRLNVVPIYLPPLRESKEDIFPLIDYFLQIFNKKIGRKISQVSNEALKYLIDYPWPGNIRELKNVMEHMIITSNTEIINLEALPAEIRGLGQGVVMPAYQGIPAESQKLPDFRKTKKELIEAFEKDYLNKLLGKTDWNISKSAREIHMHRSSFQRLLRKYKLSQNPFLKDS